From one Paenibacillus terrae HPL-003 genomic stretch:
- the bla gene encoding class A beta-lactamase yields MEKYVLNTNRIALFAMTLFLVLLVGCTKQGASTPPTEKEPPNSNAANVVFKQLEIKFDARLGVYVIDTGTGKEVAYRADKRFAYASTYKALAAGAVLQQKSNDELGKVINFAKDDLVTYSPITEQHVDTGMNLKEISDAAIRYSDNTAGNLLLKALGGPEGFEKAMRDNGDTVVMANRYETELNEAIPGDHCDTSTPNALANSLKVLTIDDSMPNDKQELLIGWLKENTTGDELIRAAVPEGWVVGDKTGAGSYGTRNDVAIVWPPYREPIIIAVMSSRDTEDAEYNNALIAEAAKAAFKALE; encoded by the coding sequence TTGGAAAAATACGTATTAAATACAAATAGAATAGCTTTATTTGCGATGACACTCTTTCTTGTGCTGCTCGTTGGCTGTACAAAACAGGGGGCTTCAACTCCGCCGACTGAAAAGGAGCCGCCAAACTCAAACGCAGCGAATGTGGTTTTTAAACAGCTTGAAATCAAGTTTGACGCGCGGCTGGGCGTATATGTTATTGATACGGGAACAGGGAAAGAGGTTGCCTATCGGGCCGATAAACGTTTTGCCTATGCATCCACTTACAAGGCACTGGCAGCAGGCGCGGTCCTGCAGCAGAAGTCTAACGATGAACTGGGCAAAGTCATTAACTTTGCCAAGGATGATCTGGTCACGTATTCACCGATTACGGAACAGCATGTGGATACCGGGATGAATCTCAAGGAAATCAGTGATGCGGCTATTCGTTATAGCGACAATACGGCAGGAAATTTGCTGCTAAAGGCGCTCGGCGGGCCCGAAGGGTTCGAAAAAGCGATGAGAGACAACGGTGACACTGTGGTTATGGCCAACCGTTATGAGACAGAGTTGAACGAAGCGATTCCTGGGGACCACTGTGATACTAGTACGCCCAACGCCCTTGCCAACAGCTTAAAAGTGCTGACGATTGACGATTCCATGCCTAATGACAAACAAGAACTGCTTATCGGCTGGTTAAAGGAAAATACTACCGGTGACGAACTAATTCGGGCGGCTGTGCCAGAGGGCTGGGTAGTTGGTGACAAGACAGGCGCAGGAAGCTATGGCACACGCAACGACGTTGCCATCGTATGGCCTCCGTACAGGGAGCCGATCATTATTGCCGTAATGTCCAGCCGTGATACCGAAGATGCAGAGTATAACAATGCCCTAATCGCTGAGGCAGCCAAGGCGGCCTTTAAGGCTCTGGAGTAA
- the xerS gene encoding tyrosine recombinase XerS: protein MDKQMKMHYMKRIDEKLSDLPWFVTEFIDSRKRKLSPTTLLNYCHDYIIFFDWLVAENFTEDSRKNIKLAALEKLTIREVENFLSFLEYQLGNTKLTINRKLSSLKSLFDYLQNKAETSDLKPYIQRNVMAKMDLNAVKESQETIANRIDGKILREDDFESFRQFIAHDFGEINKENKRIYNFHQLNRERDTAIVSLILGSGLRLSEVAGINIEDLDMNKALVRVIRKGNKEQYVYFSKQALLDLENYLQIRESRYIPEKNESFLFIAAPIGRKGKSRRLTQRSIEKLIEKYASAFGKPALTVHSLRHSFATRYHLENNDVPRLKNQLGHSSIQTTMIYTHLTDEEMRNAVNNMDK, encoded by the coding sequence ATGGATAAACAAATGAAAATGCATTACATGAAGCGAATCGATGAAAAATTGTCTGATCTTCCGTGGTTTGTTACGGAATTTATTGATAGCAGGAAGCGAAAACTTTCTCCCACAACGCTTCTGAACTATTGCCATGACTATATTATATTTTTTGATTGGTTAGTTGCAGAAAACTTTACTGAAGATAGCCGTAAAAACATTAAATTAGCCGCTTTGGAGAAACTAACGATTCGTGAAGTGGAAAATTTCTTGTCTTTTTTAGAGTATCAACTTGGCAATACCAAGCTAACCATCAACCGTAAATTGTCCTCGCTAAAATCCTTATTTGATTACTTACAGAACAAAGCTGAAACAAGTGACTTAAAGCCATATATCCAGCGCAATGTTATGGCCAAAATGGATTTAAACGCGGTTAAAGAAAGCCAAGAAACCATTGCCAATCGTATTGATGGGAAAATTCTTAGGGAAGACGATTTTGAGTCATTTAGGCAGTTTATAGCTCATGATTTCGGAGAAATCAATAAAGAGAATAAACGCATTTACAATTTCCATCAATTGAACCGTGAACGAGATACAGCTATTGTTTCCCTCATTTTAGGATCTGGTCTTAGGCTCTCTGAGGTTGCAGGCATTAACATTGAAGATTTGGATATGAATAAAGCTTTGGTACGTGTTATACGAAAAGGTAATAAAGAGCAATATGTATATTTCAGCAAGCAAGCGTTACTAGATTTAGAAAATTATCTGCAGATTAGAGAATCCAGATATATCCCAGAAAAAAACGAAAGCTTTTTGTTTATTGCGGCTCCCATAGGTCGTAAAGGAAAAAGCCGACGTTTAACGCAGCGATCCATTGAAAAACTAATTGAAAAGTATGCTTCAGCTTTTGGAAAACCAGCATTAACCGTGCATTCTCTGAGACATTCATTTGCAACTCGTTACCACTTAGAGAACAATGATGTGCCTAGATTGAAGAACCAATTAGGACATTCCTCAATACAAACAACCATGATCTATACACATTTAACAGATGAAGAAATGCGAAATGCGGTTAATAATATGGATAAGTAA
- a CDS encoding FMN-dependent NADH-azoreductase — translation MDLYRMDLPQIDADLLRRWGQPPSGPSFDELSEESKVKAVRIREIVDQFMAADKIVIVNPVWNYSFPSVLKAYIDAVTVIGKTIKRSDNGLRGLSGLTGTQQGKKVMHIQASGTVLSHGKFKDVEYSHSYVNAIMNLLGIVTMCRLFLLKVSVSSQIKHRA, via the coding sequence TTGGATCTGTACCGCATGGATCTTCCGCAAATCGACGCCGATCTTCTAAGACGCTGGGGGCAACCGCCAAGCGGTCCTTCTTTCGATGAACTCAGCGAGGAGTCGAAGGTCAAAGCGGTGCGGATACGCGAGATTGTGGATCAATTCATGGCCGCGGATAAAATCGTCATTGTCAATCCGGTATGGAATTATTCTTTCCCGTCGGTTCTGAAAGCGTACATTGACGCGGTTACGGTTATAGGAAAAACCATTAAGCGATCCGATAATGGGCTGCGGGGGTTGTCCGGTTTGACAGGGACTCAGCAAGGCAAAAAAGTGATGCACATTCAGGCTTCAGGCACGGTTCTCTCCCACGGGAAGTTTAAAGATGTCGAGTACAGCCACAGTTATGTAAATGCTATCATGAATTTGCTGGGTATTGTGACGATGTGCAGGCTATTTTTGTTGAAGGTATCAGTGAGCAGCCAGATCAAGCACAGAGCATAA
- a CDS encoding transcriptional regulator: MAVHINSLLATAKNVHCTSEWFTDIVGTNPVNIRKILVQLKKAGLAGVRASIGDTFLLIGLDC, translated from the coding sequence ATGGCGGTTCACATTAATTCCTTGCTAGCTACCGCCAAGAATGTGCACTGCACCTCGGAATGGTTCACCGATATCGTCGGTACGAATCCGGTTAATATTCGGAAAATACTCGTGCAGCTAAAGAAAGCGGGATTGGCGGGCGTACGAGCCAGTATAGGGGACACTTTTTTGCTTATAGGGCTCGACTGCTGA
- a CDS encoding NB-ARC domain-containing protein: MSSCLFVSEMFKLLKPGDKMEDEKSSKDWPHDWIKKIRSRPARHSLSKRMRQVDLARQVGVDPRTVQQWENGDRLPSVGSLKRLIQVFLEEGLFLEGAQRKEAEELWLAVKRFSEARSATKREFPDFDVKWFETVALFEGSAQEGRVATQAVSVASKSPLPKLLSHFVGRSQPMADLKERLKIHSLVSIVGPGGIGKTSLAVRVASTLAETYPDGIWMFEFGAVKDHHFLGQFLLSTMGLQNQVNRTDLQTILDVVSNKRIMFIFDNCEHVIDACAALAESLLMAAPALSILVTSRESLNISGEYVYRLPPLSFPGEEYSLGELSEEEIKEFEAVQLFLERARLAAPEFQLTLPNLKLVGVICRKLEGIPLAIELAASRMSMLTLEQMEERLASLLTLLTAGKRNAVPRQKTLKSTIDWSYDLLTGKERLLLRRLSVFSGGFTLEAVEQICSCEPISSIVDDKLVREDMLDLLSGLANKSLVSIEISDDYHYIRYFMLETIKEYADEKMREETDDRNRHVLLERHAQYYNQILNRAEAKFRTRERHACLDEVRREYANLRSVMQWSYENAHANPIGLHMVSNLYWFWLHEGGLKEGLFWLNRFLESTVHEELPGGDFAKALHGRGVIQFVQGNVKDAMVSAARSVDLARDLNDAVLLASSLRLMAFLYINQLHSEEAEPLVQESIDIARKTKDMWNLAASLHAYGKLKLEQKEFHDASILLKESVYFFELVQDKWEVSGPYESLGYAALKLGQIDQSIECFKKSITISQIYKGTWILSRGIEGLAIAFWAKKAYPEATILLSAAEKCRESFGGAAIPNFPVEHNVALLDLQHVLNEQEMRDIWNKGKSLTKDQILAYSLET, encoded by the coding sequence ATGAGTTCGTGTTTGTTCGTGTCAGAGATGTTCAAACTATTGAAGCCAGGTGATAAGATGGAAGACGAAAAATCTTCGAAAGATTGGCCCCATGATTGGATTAAAAAAATTCGTTCCAGGCCCGCTAGACATAGCCTTTCCAAACGAATGCGGCAAGTTGACTTGGCAAGGCAAGTTGGCGTCGATCCACGAACCGTTCAACAGTGGGAGAACGGAGATCGTCTTCCCAGCGTTGGCAGCCTCAAACGTTTGATTCAAGTCTTTTTGGAGGAAGGGCTCTTCTTGGAGGGGGCTCAGCGGAAAGAGGCTGAGGAGCTTTGGCTTGCAGTAAAACGTTTCTCAGAAGCGCGTTCTGCAACAAAACGGGAGTTTCCGGATTTTGATGTCAAATGGTTTGAAACCGTAGCTTTGTTTGAAGGTTCCGCGCAGGAAGGTCGGGTTGCCACGCAAGCCGTTTCAGTTGCAAGCAAAAGTCCGTTACCAAAGCTTCTTTCTCACTTTGTAGGAAGAAGCCAACCCATGGCCGACCTGAAAGAACGGCTGAAGATTCATTCCCTTGTTTCAATCGTAGGTCCCGGGGGAATAGGAAAAACGTCTCTTGCCGTTCGAGTCGCTTCAACGCTTGCAGAAACGTATCCGGACGGTATTTGGATGTTTGAATTCGGCGCCGTGAAGGACCATCATTTTTTGGGCCAGTTTCTGTTATCCACTATGGGACTGCAAAATCAAGTGAATCGAACGGATCTCCAAACCATATTGGATGTTGTGTCCAACAAGAGAATAATGTTTATTTTCGACAATTGCGAACACGTCATTGATGCATGCGCGGCTTTAGCCGAATCACTCCTGATGGCTGCGCCAGCACTAAGCATCCTGGTCACGAGCCGGGAATCCTTGAACATCTCTGGGGAATACGTCTATCGGCTCCCCCCGTTATCCTTTCCAGGGGAGGAGTATTCGCTGGGCGAACTCTCCGAAGAAGAAATCAAGGAATTTGAAGCCGTGCAACTGTTTTTGGAACGTGCGCGTTTGGCGGCCCCTGAGTTTCAGCTCACGCTGCCAAACTTGAAGCTTGTCGGTGTCATTTGCAGAAAATTAGAAGGAATTCCGTTAGCCATTGAGCTTGCGGCTTCCAGAATGAGCATGTTGACACTGGAACAGATGGAAGAGCGTCTGGCGAGTCTGCTGACATTATTGACTGCGGGAAAACGAAATGCTGTGCCGCGTCAAAAAACGCTGAAATCTACAATCGATTGGAGCTACGATCTATTAACCGGCAAAGAGCGACTGCTCCTGAGGAGGCTCAGTGTATTTTCAGGAGGGTTTACGTTGGAGGCAGTGGAGCAGATCTGTAGTTGCGAACCCATATCGTCCATCGTTGATGATAAACTTGTCCGGGAAGATATGCTTGATCTGTTATCTGGACTGGCCAACAAGTCACTCGTCTCAATCGAAATCAGTGATGACTACCACTACATCCGTTATTTCATGCTGGAAACCATTAAGGAATATGCTGACGAGAAGATGCGGGAGGAAACTGACGACCGTAACAGACATGTTCTTCTTGAACGTCATGCTCAATATTACAACCAAATTTTGAATCGCGCGGAAGCCAAGTTCAGGACTCGCGAGCGTCATGCCTGCCTTGACGAAGTGAGACGGGAATATGCAAACCTGCGCTCAGTCATGCAATGGTCTTATGAAAACGCGCATGCCAACCCGATTGGGCTTCATATGGTTTCGAACCTTTACTGGTTCTGGCTTCATGAAGGCGGGTTAAAGGAGGGCTTGTTTTGGCTTAATCGTTTTTTGGAAAGTACTGTTCATGAAGAACTGCCTGGTGGAGATTTTGCCAAAGCATTGCATGGGCGGGGCGTCATTCAATTCGTCCAAGGAAACGTTAAAGATGCCATGGTCTCAGCTGCACGCAGCGTTGATCTCGCCCGTGATCTAAATGATGCTGTACTATTAGCCTCTTCTCTTCGTCTCATGGCATTTCTTTACATCAACCAGCTACATTCGGAAGAAGCCGAACCTCTCGTTCAGGAGAGCATTGATATAGCGAGGAAAACGAAGGACATGTGGAATTTGGCGGCTTCGTTGCATGCTTACGGAAAGCTTAAGCTGGAACAAAAAGAGTTTCATGACGCATCTATACTTCTAAAAGAGAGTGTGTACTTCTTCGAATTGGTTCAGGATAAATGGGAAGTATCCGGTCCGTACGAAAGCCTCGGTTATGCTGCCTTGAAACTTGGGCAGATCGATCAATCCATTGAATGCTTCAAAAAAAGTATTACGATTAGCCAAATCTACAAAGGGACATGGATTCTCTCTCGTGGAATAGAAGGACTGGCTATAGCGTTTTGGGCAAAGAAGGCTTATCCAGAAGCGACCATCCTTCTAAGTGCTGCTGAGAAATGTCGCGAAAGCTTCGGAGGTGCAGCCATTCCGAATTTTCCCGTGGAGCATAATGTAGCGCTTCTTGATCTTCAACATGTTTTAAATGAACAGGAAATGCGTGATATTTGGAACAAAGGAAAGAGTCTAACGAAAGACCAAATTCTTGCATATTCGCTAGAAACCTAG
- a CDS encoding tautomerase family protein — MPLTRIVTLEGRSSEAKARIKEVVSQTIVDKLHVPENDRFLIIEEHNQENFSFDPNCLDIERSDGFLIVQIILNAGRSSEVKKEFYAALAEQLHQQCNIRTEDVFINLIEVTKDNWSYGNGIAPFIV, encoded by the coding sequence ATGCCTTTAACACGTATCGTCACGTTGGAAGGACGTTCGAGCGAAGCTAAAGCCCGTATTAAAGAGGTCGTCTCGCAAACGATCGTGGACAAACTGCACGTGCCTGAAAATGATCGTTTTCTGATTATCGAGGAACACAACCAGGAGAACTTCAGCTTTGATCCAAACTGTCTGGACATTGAAAGAAGCGATGGATTTCTCATCGTTCAAATCATCCTGAATGCCGGCAGATCGTCCGAAGTAAAAAAAGAGTTCTATGCGGCATTAGCTGAACAACTGCATCAACAGTGCAACATTAGAACGGAAGATGTTTTCATCAATTTAATTGAAGTCACGAAAGACAACTGGTCTTATGGCAACGGCATCGCCCCATTTATTGTTTAA
- a CDS encoding FMN-dependent NADH-azoreductase produces the protein MSTVLYITAHPGNPEASYSLSVGEQFVQAYQESHPEDKVVHVDLYQRNIPHIDADVLEAWGKLQTGAPFDQLTSAQQEKVTQLNHLLEEFIAADKYVFVTPMWNFSYPPVLKAYIDSFCVRAKTFKYTENGPVGLLHNKKAFHIQASGGIYSEGPVAERENGSRHLKTVLNFVGVTDFDSLFVEGLSTAGDRAPQIKADAIEKARNAAKNF, from the coding sequence ATGTCGACTGTTCTTTATATCACTGCGCATCCCGGTAATCCAGAAGCATCTTACAGCCTTTCCGTTGGGGAGCAATTTGTACAAGCCTATCAAGAAAGCCACCCAGAAGATAAGGTTGTGCACGTAGACCTGTATCAACGAAACATTCCGCATATCGACGCAGATGTGTTGGAGGCATGGGGCAAGCTTCAAACGGGAGCACCGTTTGACCAATTGACTTCTGCGCAGCAAGAAAAAGTAACTCAATTGAATCATTTGCTAGAAGAGTTCATCGCTGCGGACAAGTACGTGTTCGTTACACCAATGTGGAACTTCTCTTACCCTCCGGTATTGAAGGCGTACATTGATTCCTTTTGCGTCAGAGCCAAAACGTTTAAATACACGGAGAACGGCCCCGTTGGACTGCTGCATAATAAAAAAGCATTTCACATTCAAGCTAGCGGCGGCATCTATTCGGAAGGTCCTGTTGCGGAACGTGAGAATGGAAGCCGTCATTTGAAGACCGTTTTGAACTTTGTCGGCGTAACAGACTTCGACAGTCTGTTTGTGGAGGGTCTGTCCACGGCGGGAGACCGCGCTCCCCAAATCAAAGCCGATGCAATCGAAAAAGCCCGCAACGCTGCGAAGAATTTCTAA
- a CDS encoding multidrug effflux MFS transporter: MNNMTNTRAGVTLTRRRRATVAVILGALAALAPFSLDMYLPTLPTLAKDLQAAPSIAQLSLTSCMLRLSFGQLVAGPLSDIHGRRRPLLAGLILYVIVSAWCALSGSIWAFIALRFVQGLAGSFGIVISRAITRDLFSGPELTRFFSLLMLVNGAGPIFAPIAGGQLMRISSWQGVFFVLSLIAVALFFAVFYSLEETLPAEGRAKGGLKQTLFTFRTLSKDRTFMGYALSQGFVLAAMFAYISGSTFVIQDIFGASPQLFSVIFALNGLGLIIAGQITGRLSGKVSEHKLFVSGISLATLSGVALLVELLCGGGLYAVLVPLFIVVSSVGIVTTTGFSLAMQKYGNAAGSASALLGLISFILGGLAAPLTGIGGGQSAIPMGLVIAFSNIAAMVCYVTLIRIHPASPIQPKGEEK; this comes from the coding sequence ATGAACAATATGACAAATACACGGGCAGGGGTTACGCTGACTCGCAGAAGACGTGCGACAGTGGCCGTTATTTTGGGCGCCTTGGCGGCGCTCGCTCCCTTTTCCCTGGACATGTATTTGCCCACGCTACCGACATTGGCCAAGGATTTACAGGCTGCACCTTCCATTGCCCAACTCAGCCTGACATCCTGTATGCTGAGGCTTTCGTTCGGGCAATTGGTAGCGGGACCCCTGAGCGATATTCATGGTCGCCGAAGGCCGTTGCTTGCGGGGTTGATCCTATACGTCATCGTATCTGCATGGTGTGCTTTAAGTGGATCGATATGGGCATTTATTGCGCTGCGGTTTGTTCAGGGTCTGGCAGGAAGCTTTGGGATCGTGATTTCCCGAGCGATTACGAGGGACCTCTTTTCAGGGCCGGAATTAACCCGGTTTTTCTCGCTTCTAATGCTGGTGAACGGGGCGGGACCGATCTTTGCACCGATCGCTGGTGGACAGCTTATGCGCATTTCTTCCTGGCAAGGCGTATTCTTTGTGTTAAGTCTGATCGCCGTAGCTTTATTTTTTGCCGTGTTCTATAGCCTGGAAGAAACGTTGCCTGCCGAAGGAAGAGCTAAGGGCGGATTGAAACAAACGCTTTTCACATTCCGTACCCTGAGCAAAGACCGGACGTTCATGGGCTATGCATTATCGCAAGGCTTTGTCCTTGCTGCGATGTTTGCGTATATATCAGGTTCAACGTTTGTGATTCAGGATATATTCGGAGCTTCTCCGCAACTGTTTAGTGTAATATTTGCCCTGAATGGGTTGGGTTTGATTATAGCGGGGCAAATTACGGGTAGACTATCTGGTAAGGTTAGTGAGCATAAGCTATTCGTTAGCGGAATTTCCCTGGCTACGCTTAGTGGTGTGGCATTGTTAGTAGAATTATTATGCGGCGGTGGACTATACGCTGTGCTGGTGCCATTATTTATCGTGGTATCCAGTGTTGGGATCGTAACGACAACGGGATTTTCCCTAGCTATGCAAAAGTACGGCAATGCTGCAGGAAGCGCTTCTGCCCTGCTTGGCTTGATTTCGTTCATATTAGGGGGGCTCGCAGCGCCCTTAACCGGTATTGGTGGAGGGCAATCTGCAATTCCCATGGGACTGGTTATTGCCTTTTCTAATATCGCGGCAATGGTTTGTTACGTCACGTTAATCCGAATACACCCGGCATCGCCAATTCAACCAAAGGGGGAAGAAAAATGA
- a CDS encoding metal-dependent hydrolase translates to MKVSYHGHSVVKIETNGTTILIDPFITGNSNTDLEAANVQADVILLTHGHGDHVGDTVEIAKRNNALVIASAELADILSWKGVRTHAMSIGGAYQFEFGKVKLTQAFHSSSHVNPETKTIIYTGMPTGILFTAESKTIYHAGDTGLFYDMKVIGELNNIDLAFLPIGDNHTMGPEDAALATEWLQAKQVVPIHFNTFPTIKQDPHYFASLLKEGVGKVLKPGERLELIP, encoded by the coding sequence ATGAAAGTATCTTATCATGGACATTCGGTTGTAAAAATCGAAACCAATGGCACAACCATTCTTATTGATCCTTTTATTACAGGCAACTCCAACACCGATTTGGAAGCAGCCAACGTGCAGGCTGATGTAATCCTTCTGACCCATGGTCACGGGGATCATGTTGGAGATACTGTGGAAATTGCGAAACGAAATAACGCGCTGGTCATTGCATCGGCCGAGCTAGCGGATATTCTCAGTTGGAAAGGTGTACGAACCCATGCCATGAGCATTGGGGGAGCCTACCAATTCGAATTTGGAAAAGTGAAATTAACCCAAGCTTTTCATAGCTCAAGCCATGTTAATCCGGAGACCAAAACAATCATCTATACGGGAATGCCTACAGGGATTCTGTTCACGGCAGAGAGCAAAACGATTTACCACGCAGGAGACACAGGTTTGTTCTACGATATGAAGGTGATTGGAGAACTCAACAACATCGATTTGGCATTTCTCCCGATCGGAGACAACCATACTATGGGACCAGAGGATGCTGCACTGGCAACTGAATGGCTTCAAGCGAAACAAGTTGTGCCGATCCATTTCAATACGTTCCCTACTATCAAACAAGACCCTCACTACTTCGCTTCGCTTCTAAAGGAAGGGGTAGGGAAAGTGTTGAAACCGGGAGAAAGGCTGGAGTTGATTCCTTGA
- a CDS encoding aldo/keto reductase, protein MEYVKLGNTGLDVSRIALGCMSYGDPERGRHQWTLNEEESRPMIKKALDLGINFFDTANEYQKGSSEEIVGRALKDFANRDEVVIATKVFAGMREGQNAVGLSRKAIMTEIDHSLRRLGTDYIDLYQVHNWDYNTPIEETMEALHDVVKAGKARYIGASNMYTWQFQKALYTAERHGWTRFVSMQNHLNLLYREEEREKLPFCKEEKIGVIPWSPLARGRLTRNWDETSFRADNDMFGKVLYQATAESDRKVIESVNEVAEARGIPRAQVALAWVLQKDAVTAPIVGATKEQHLTDAVAALDVRLTDKEIEKLEEAYVPHPDNLTNLTFYAKQNALMKSVSAPSAH, encoded by the coding sequence ATGGAATATGTGAAGTTAGGCAATACTGGCCTAGATGTCTCCAGAATAGCTCTCGGTTGCATGAGTTATGGCGACCCTGAACGTGGAAGACATCAATGGACCTTAAATGAAGAAGAAAGTCGTCCCATGATTAAGAAGGCTCTTGATCTGGGTATCAATTTTTTTGATACGGCAAATGAATATCAGAAAGGCAGCAGCGAAGAAATTGTTGGCAGGGCTCTAAAGGACTTTGCCAACCGAGATGAAGTGGTCATCGCAACCAAAGTGTTTGCTGGAATGAGAGAAGGACAAAATGCGGTAGGTCTCTCCCGAAAGGCCATCATGACGGAGATTGATCACAGCCTTAGACGACTGGGTACAGACTACATTGATCTTTATCAAGTCCATAACTGGGATTACAATACGCCCATTGAAGAGACGATGGAAGCGCTGCATGACGTTGTAAAAGCTGGCAAGGCACGTTATATTGGAGCTTCCAACATGTATACCTGGCAATTTCAAAAAGCGCTTTATACTGCCGAGCGCCATGGGTGGACCCGGTTCGTCAGTATGCAAAATCATCTGAACTTATTGTACCGAGAGGAAGAACGGGAAAAGCTGCCGTTTTGCAAAGAGGAAAAAATCGGTGTGATTCCATGGAGTCCGTTGGCCAGAGGCAGATTGACCCGGAACTGGGATGAAACAAGTTTTCGTGCGGACAACGATATGTTTGGCAAAGTTCTATACCAGGCAACAGCAGAATCAGATCGAAAAGTCATCGAATCGGTGAATGAGGTAGCGGAAGCGCGTGGAATTCCTCGTGCTCAGGTCGCTTTGGCATGGGTGCTGCAAAAAGATGCTGTTACAGCTCCAATCGTAGGAGCTACGAAAGAGCAGCATTTAACCGACGCAGTAGCGGCACTGGACGTTCGATTGACTGACAAAGAAATCGAGAAACTGGAAGAGGCATACGTTCCTCATCCGGACAATCTTACCAATCTTACGTTTTATGCGAAACAAAATGCTTTGATGAAATCCGTCTCCGCCCCGTCTGCTCATTAA
- a CDS encoding SDR family oxidoreductase — translation MKTWFITGTSGGFGRILTELLLERGDRVAATLRKPQALDDLKEQYGDRLWIATLDVTNTEAINQVIDLAFKELGRIDVIVNNAGYGLFGAAEEVSNEQLNHLIQTNIFGSLQVTRAALPHLRAQGGGRILQLSSMAGQTGIPALSMYNMSKWAVEGFIEALSQEIAAFNIQATLIEPGSARTNFSGSSLIVAEGIEDYAQTPVGYMRQMAEQPSDRHTPGDPVKMVKAMIDVADAENAPLRLTLGSDAYDAIHTSLSSRLAALEGQKETAYSTDFEAKAE, via the coding sequence ATGAAAACATGGTTTATTACAGGTACATCAGGCGGATTTGGACGAATCCTGACGGAACTGCTACTGGAGAGAGGGGACCGAGTTGCGGCCACGCTTCGCAAACCCCAAGCACTGGATGATTTGAAGGAGCAATATGGAGATCGACTTTGGATCGCTACGTTGGATGTAACGAATACGGAAGCGATTAACCAAGTGATCGATCTCGCTTTCAAAGAATTGGGTCGTATTGATGTCATCGTCAATAATGCCGGGTATGGTTTGTTTGGGGCAGCTGAAGAAGTAAGCAACGAGCAATTAAACCACCTTATTCAAACGAATATCTTTGGCTCCCTGCAAGTGACGCGCGCAGCCTTGCCTCACCTTCGCGCGCAAGGTGGCGGCCGCATCCTTCAATTGTCCAGCATGGCTGGTCAAACGGGAATTCCTGCATTAAGCATGTACAATATGTCTAAATGGGCGGTAGAAGGGTTCATTGAAGCTCTCTCGCAAGAAATTGCTGCCTTTAATATCCAGGCGACCTTGATCGAGCCCGGGTCAGCTCGAACCAACTTTTCGGGAAGCAGTTTGATTGTAGCAGAAGGGATCGAAGATTACGCCCAGACACCAGTTGGCTATATGCGACAGATGGCTGAACAACCAAGCGATCGGCATACCCCCGGCGACCCTGTCAAAATGGTTAAAGCGATGATCGACGTAGCCGATGCGGAAAACGCGCCGCTTCGATTAACGCTGGGAAGCGATGCATACGATGCGATTCATACAAGTCTAAGCTCTCGCTTGGCGGCGCTTGAAGGACAAAAGGAGACTGCGTATTCAACCGATTTTGAGGCGAAAGCTGAATAA